One window of the Salvia miltiorrhiza cultivar Shanhuang (shh) chromosome 6, IMPLAD_Smil_shh, whole genome shotgun sequence genome contains the following:
- the LOC130989287 gene encoding uncharacterized protein LOC130989287 has protein sequence MAEERAVHPDCRNASNLYHECSDYCFRVIAEANLNANAGVDANYQEPRLVAGPDQQEEQDAGNDAPKEHSDGEVDGNGDDALVDFANLTGRQKKLFELRMKMNEARKANQTAMVAEKKKMEAPTEARGVSKQKWLEERKKKIGKLLDANGLDMSKAYMLDTQEMAESKYKKWEKEPAPAGWDVFNQKTLYDAHNKRTKNIVVDLEAYNRQKEEDPEFYRGASSLQYGKTPNIPAEKIDKMVKELTSREDKSRSFSRRRKYREEKDIDSINDRNEHFNKKIERAFGKYTLEIKNNLERGTALPD, from the exons ATGGCTGAAGAGAGAGCAGTTCATCCGGATTGCAGAAATGCGTCGAATCTATATCACGAATGTAGTGATTATTGCTTCAGAGTTATTGCTGAAGCGAACCTGAACGCGAATGCAG GCGTGGATGCTAATTATCAGGAGCCAAGGCTGGTGGCTGGGCCAGATCAGCAAGAAGAACAGGATGCTGGAAATGATGCCCCCAAGGAGCATTCTGATGGGGAGGTTGATGGGAATGGTGATGATGCTTTAGTTGATTTTGCAAATCTCACAGGAAGGCAGAAGAAGCTATTTGAACTGAGAATGAAAATG AATGAGGCAAGAAAAGCCAATCAGACTGCCATGGTGGcagagaagaaaaaaatggaAGCTCCAACAGAAGCTAGAGGAGTTTCCAAGCAGAAATGGCTCGaggagaggaagaagaaaatTGGAAAACTTTTGGATGCTAATGGCTTGGATATGAGCAAAGCGTATATGCTTGATACACAAGAGATGGCGGAGTCGAAGTACAAAAAGTGGGAGAAAGAGCCTGCCCCTGCTGGGTGGGATG TTTTCAATCAAAAAACTCTATATGATGCTCATAACAAAAGGACCAAAAACATTGTGGTAGACCTCGAAGCGTACAACCGACAAAAAGAGGAGGATCCTGAATTCTATCGAGGGGCTTCCAGTCTTCAATATGGAAAG ACGCCAAACATCCCAGCCGAGAAGATTGATAAAATGGTCAAAGAGCTTACAAGCAGGGAGGATAAATCAAGGTCCTTCAGTAGGAGGCGCAAGTATCGTGAAGAAAAGGATATTGACTCAATCAATGACCGTAATGAGCACTTCAATAAAAAGATCGAGCGAGCCTTTGGGAAGTACACTTTGGAGATCAAGAACAACCTCGAGCGAGGTACAGCTTTGCCCGACTAA
- the LOC130989286 gene encoding uncharacterized protein LOC130989286 has protein sequence MSEGTIVCVAVVGHQNNPLYIQSFTKADDSLKLHHIVHCSLDVVDERVNNPKKSGPIINETFLGLLNPTENYKVYGYLTNTKVKFILVTTDLDVRDVDVRVFFGRFHTAYVDAVSNPFHIPGKKITSRKFAERVSTIVQSFGLSSGS, from the exons ATGAGTGAAGGCACGATCGTCTGTGTCGCCGTCGTCGGCCACCAG AATAATCCGTTATACATACAGAGTTTTACCAAAGCAGATGATTCGCTCAAGCTTCATCACATCGTGCATTGCTCTCTCGACGTCGTTGATGAAAGAG TGAACAACCCGAAAAAGTCTGGCCCTATAATAAACGAGACATTTCTAGGTTTGCTAAATCCAACCGAAAACTACAAAGT GTATGGCTACTTGACCAACACCAAGGTGAAGTTCATATTGGTAACAACGGATCTTGATGTCCGAGATGTAGATGTTAGAGTT TTCTTCGGGAGGTTCCACACTGCCTATGTCGATGCAGTTTCAAATCCGTTTCACATCCCGGGGAAAAAAATCACTTCCAGAAAGTTTGCTGAAAGAGTAAGCACAATTGTGCAGTCCTTTGGGTTAAGTTCAGGTAGCTGA
- the LOC130989288 gene encoding probable aquaporin PIP2-8: MTKEVSEEPAAHGSKDYVDPPPAAFIGAGELKLWSFYRALIAEFIATLLFLYVTVATVIGHKKLNAADQCDGVGLLGIAWAFGGMIFILVYCTAGISGGHINPAVTFGLFLARKVSLIRAVSYIVSQCLGAICGVGLVKAFMKGPYNRLGGGANTVAPGYNTGTALGAEIIGTFVLVYTVFSATDPKRNARDSHIPVLAPLPIGFAVFMVHLATIPITGTGINPARSFGAAVIYGHQKSWDDHWIFWVGPMVGALAAAIYHQFVLRAGAVKALGSFRSNPTN; encoded by the exons ATGACGAAAGAAGTGAGCGAAGAACCCGCCGCCCACGGCAGCAAGGACTACGTGGACCCGCCCCCGGCGGCGTTCATCGGTGCAGGCGAGCTGAAGCTCTGGTCCTTCTACAGAGCCCTCATCGCCGAGTTCATTGCCACCCTCCTCTTCCTCTACGTCACCGTCGCCACCGTCATTGGCCACAAGAAGCTCAACGCCGCCGACCAATGCGACGGCGTCGGCCTCCTTGGCATCGCCTGGGCCTTCGGTGGCATGATCTTCATCCTCGTCTACTGCACCGCCGGAATCTCAG GTGGTCACATTAATCCGGCGGTGACGTTCGGGCTCTTCCTGGCGAGGAAGGTGTCGCTGATTAGGGCGGTTTCGTACATCGTGTCGCAGTGCTTGGGCGCCATCTGCGGCGTCGGGTTGGTGAAGGCCTTCATGAAGGGCCCCTACAATCGCCTCGGCGGCGGCGCAAACACCGTCGCCCCCGGGTACAACACCGGCACCGCGCTCGGCGCTGAGATCATAGGCACCTTCGTGCTCGTCTACACCGTCTTCTCCGCCACCGACCCCAAGAGAAACGCGCGCGACTCCCACATTCCC GTTTTGGCTCCCCTTCCAATCGGATTTGCAGTCTTCATGGTGCATTTGGCCACCATCCCCATCACCGGAACTGGAATTAACCCGGCGAGGAGCTTCGGCGCCGCCGTGATCTACGGCCACCAGAAATCGTGGGACGACCAC TGGATTTTCTGGGTGGGGCCGATGGTCGGAGCACTGGCGGCGGCGATCTACCATCAGTTTGTGTTGAGGGCCGGCGCGGTGAAGGCGCTGGGTTCGTTCAGGAGCAATCCCACGAACtag
- the LOC130989285 gene encoding probable 26S proteasome non-ATPase regulatory subunit 3, whose protein sequence is MTQDVEMKEQQPTPSNSVSSTSPSALQQLKDIAALIEVGAYAREVRRIVRAIRWTIQLRKKLTASVVSAFLSFVLLPGSEVHTRLSSFVAKEDDHDMVIDTAASGTQTPAKHSLPELEIYSYLLVLIFLIDQKRYSEAKACSSAGIARLKSLNRRTVDVLASRLYFYYSLSYELTGDLAEIRGNLLALHRTATLRHDELGQETLLNLLLRNYLHYNLYDQAEKLRSKAPRFEAHSNQQFSRYLFYLGKIRTIQLEYTDAKESLLQAARKAPISALGFRVQCNKWAVIVRLLLGEIPERTVFMQKGMEKALRPYFELTNAVRIGDLELFKSVAEKFASTFSSDGTSNLIVRLRHNVIRTGLRNISISYSRISLVDVAKKLRLDSPNPVADAESIVSKAIRDGAIDATLDHANGWMVSKETGDIYSTNEPQIAFNSRIAFCLNMHNEAVRALRFPPNSHKEKESAEKRRERQQQEQELAKHIAEEDDDEF, encoded by the exons ATGACGCAAGACGTTGAGATGAAGGAGCAGCAGCCCACCCCATCGAATTCCGTCTCATCAACTTCTCCTTCAGCTCTTCAGC AACTGAAGGACATAGCTGCATTGATCGAGGTGGGGGCTTACGCTAGGGAAGTCCGTAGGATTGTCAGAGCTATTCGGTGGACAATCCAGCTGAGGAAGAAGCTCACTGCTTCCGTGGTTTCTGCATTTCTTAGTTTTGTGCTTTTGCCAGGATCCGAAGTGCATACTCGCTTGTCTTCATTTGTTGCAAAG GAGGACGATCATGATATGGTAATTGATACAGCAGCATCTGGTACCCAAACCCCCGCAAAGCACTCCTTACCCGAGCTTGAGATCTATAGCTATTTGCTTGTTCTGATATTTCTGATTGATCAGAAGAGATACAGTGAG GCTAAGGCTTGCTCTTCAGCTGGCATAGCTCGTCTAAAGAGTCTCAATAGAAGAACTGTTGATGTCCTAGCTTCCAGGCTCTACTTCTACTACTCTCTAAGCTATGAACTTACTGGGGATCTTGCTGAAATACGAGG TAATCTTCTCGCTCTACACCGAACTGCGACTTTGCGCCATGATGAGTTGGGTCAG GAAACACTTCTGAATCTGTTACTGAGGAATTACCTCCATTACAATTTATACGATCAGGCAGAGAAGTTGAGATCAAAGGCTCCCCGTTTTGAAGCTCACTCAAATCAGCAG TTCTCTCGGTATCTGTTTTACCTTGGAAAGATAAGGACAATTCAACTAGAATATACTGACGCTAAAGAGTCTCTACTCCAAGCTGCCAGGAAAGCACCCATTTCTGCCCTTGGCTTCCGAGTTCAGTGCAACAAATGGGCCGTGATTGTCCGCTTGCTGCTTGGAGAGATTCCAGAAAGAACCGTTTTCATGCAGAAGGGGATGGAGAAGGCACTGCGGCCATACTTTGAGCTTACTAAT GCTGTTCGTATTGGAGATTTGGAGCTCTTCAAATCTGTAGCTGAGAAGTTTGCAAGCACATTCAGCTCTGACGGGACAAGCAATTTGATAGTTAGGCTACGTCACAATGTTATCCGGACTGGCTTACGAAACATCAGCATCTCATACTCCAGAATCTCACTTGTTGATGTTGCTAAGAAGTTGAGACTGGATTCTCCGAATCCTGTTGCTGATGCTGAAAGCATTGTTTCCAAAGCAATCAGAGACGGTGCAATCGATGCCACGCTAGATCATGCTAATGGATGGATGGTATCGAAGGAGACTGGGGATATTTACTCTACAAATGAGCCTCAGATAGCTTTCAACTCGAGGATTGCCTTCTGCCTGAATATGCACAATGAAGCCGTGCGTGCCCTCCGTTTCCCGCCCAACTCCCACAAAGAAAAGGAAAGTGCagaaaagaggagagagaggcagCAGCAAGAGCAAGAACTTGCGAAACATATAGCTGAGGAGgatgatgatgaattctga